CGACGTCGACCGGGACGCGCCGGTCGCGGGGTCCGGGGAGGGGGACGACGGCACCCTCCCCCCGGCCGTGACGCCGGGGGAGACGACGGCCGGGGACCCGGTCGCACGTCCCGGGGAGGCGACGGTCCACCCTCTCGTCCGCCCGCGGCGCGGGTCCGGTCGCGCGGGCCGGCCCCGGTGGGGCGCGCTCGCGGCGGCGGTCGTGCTGCTCGCCGCCGTCGGTGGGGCGGGTGCGCTCGTCGTCGGCGGCGGTGACCGGGCGCCGGGGGAGGGGGACGTCGTCGCCCGCCCGTCGGGCACCCCGTCGCCGGCCACCGCGGTCGACGCCGCACCCGGTGCCGGGGAGCACGCCGGTCACCCCGCCGGCGGGCAGGGCCCGGAGGAGATGCACGCCATCATGGGTGCGACGGACGCGCGCAGCGCGGAGCTCGACGCCTCGGGCGCGGAGCTCGACGTCGTCGTGTCCGGGGCGATGGGCAAGGGCGGGGCGATGGTCGACGGCCGGCCCGCCCTCGACGACGGCATGGGCGCCCAGGTGTGGTCGGTGGGGTCCGACGGACGGGCCCGCTCCGCCGGCGTCATCGACCAGGCGCCGCACGACGGGGTGTGGATGCCCCTGCCCGGGGACACCGTGCAGGTCGTCCTCACCGTCGAGCCGGCCGCCGGTAGTCCCGCGCCGACGGGGCCGGTCCTCGCCCGCGCGACACTCTGACCCCGTCGGTGGGGCGGGCCGGGCCACCGTGACCCCGGCGGCGGGGCGGGCCGGCGTCCCGCGCGGGGTTAGGGGGCTGTCCGGCGCACCCTGTATCCTCGACACGTGACAGATTCCGCGACCGCCGACCAGGGGCACCCGGACCACCCGGAGGGACGTGACGGCCGCCACGGACGCCGCCCGGTCCGTCTCCTCGGACCCGCGGAGATCCGGGCCCTCGCCACCGAGCTCGACGTGACACCGACGAAGAAGCTGGGGCAGAACTTCGTCGTCGACCCGAACACCGTCCGCCGCATCGTCGCCGCGGCCGGCGTCGGCCCGGACGACCACGTGATGGAGGTCGGCCCGGGCCTCGGCTCCCTCACCCTCGCCGTGCTCGACGTCGGCGCGGACGTGACGGCCGTCGAGATCGACGAGCGCCTCGCCGGCCGCCTGCCCGCGACCGTCGCCGACCGCGCCCCCGACCACGTCGGGAACCTCCGTACGGTCGTGGCGGACGCCCTCCGCGTCACCCGCGCGGACCTCGCGGCCGCCGGGGCCCCCGCCCCGACGGCCCTCGTCGCGAACCTCCCGTACAACGTGTCCGTGCCCGTGCTGCTCCACATCCTCGAGGAGTTCCCGACGGTCACCCGCGTGCTCGTCATGGTCCAGCTCGAGGTCGCCGACCGGCTCGCCGCCGCGCCGGGCTCGAAGATCTACGGGGTGCCGAGCGTCAAGGCCGGGTTCCACGGCGCCGTGTCCAAGGCCGGGACCGTGGGGACGAACGTGTTCTGGCCGGCGCCGAAGGTCGACTCCGGGCTCGTGCGTATCGACCGGTACACCGACGACGACCGCCCGTGGCCGGACGACGCCCGGCTGCGGCGGACGGTCTTCGACCTCACCGACGCCGCCTTCCTCCAGCGCCGGAAGACCCTCCGCGCGGCGTTGAGCCGGTACTTCGGGTCCGGCCCCGCCGCGGAGGCCGCGCTGACCGCCGCGGGCATCGCCCCCGGTGAACGCGGGGAGCGGCTGTCCACGCGCGACTTCGTGCGCCTCGCCACCGCCGTCAACGACACCGTGGCGGCCGGCGGGACGCTCCCCCCGGGGTCGGAGGGGACCCGGTGAGCGGCGGCGGGAGCGGGCACGCGGCCCGGGGGACCGGGGCGACCGGCGGCCCGGCGTCCGGTGTGAGCGCCCTCGCCCAGGGCAAGGTCAACCTCCACCTCGGCGTCGGGGACGTCCGCCCGGACGGGTACCACGACCTCGTCACCGTCTTCCAGGCCGTCGACCTCACCGAACGGGTCACCGTCACCCCGGTCGCCCCCGCGCCGGCGGGTGGGGCGTCGGCCGCCCCGGACGCGTCCGTCGTCGAGGAGGTCACCGTGTCCGGGCCGGACGCGCACCTCGTCCCGCGCGACGCGTCGAACCTCGCCGTCCGCGCCGTCGACCTGCTGGTCCGGCACTGGCTCACCCACGGCGGGGTCGCCGACGTCCCGCGGGTCGCCGTCCACATCGACAAGGGCGTGCCCGTCGCCGGCGGCATGGCCGGCGGATCCGCCGACGCGGCGGCGGCGCTCGTCGCCACCCGTGAACTCCTCCGCCTCGTGACGCCGCCGGCGGACCGGGACCGGGCCCCCGACCTCGACGGGGAGATGCTGCGCACCCTCGGCGCGGAGCTCGGCGCGGACGTGCCGTTCTGCCTGCTCGGGGGGACGGCGCTCGGCACCGGCCGGGGCGAGCAGCTCATCCCGCTGATGTCCCGGGGCACCGCGCACTGGGCCCTCGCCTTCGACTCGACGGGCCTGTCCACGGCCGAGGTCTTCGCCCGGCTCGACCGGTTGCGGGCCGACGCCGCCACCGGGGTGCGCCCCGACGTCCGCGCCGGGGACCCGCACGACCTCGAACGGGCGCTGCTCACGGGTGACCCGGCGGCGCTCGCCCCGACACTCGTCAACGACCTGCAGCCCGCGGCGGTGAGCATGATGCCGGGGCTGCGGCGCACCCTCCTCGCCGCCGACGAGGCCGGGGCCCTCGCCGCGCTCGTCTCCGGGTCCGGGCCGACGGTCGCGATGCTGTGCCGCGACCACGCCCACGCCGTCGAGGTCGCGACGGCCACCGCCGCGGCCGGGCACGTCGGGTCGACGACGGTCACCGCGTCGTCCCCCCACGGTGCCCGGCTCGACCGCGGCGGTGGGTGGACGGCGCCGGGCCGCGTCGTCCCCCCGCAGCCCTGACCCCGCCCCGACCCCGGCCGGACCCCCGACCCTGACCCCGGGCCCGACCCTGATCCCGACCCCCGCCCCCTGACGACCGAGAGGACCCCCTCCACGATGGTGAACCTGCTGAACCTCGAGAACGTGTCGAAGAGCCACGGGCTGAAGACCCTCCTCGACGGGGTGAGCCTCGGCGTCGGCAGCGGCGACCGGATCGGCGTCGTCGGCCTCAACGGCGGCGGCAAGTCGACGCTGCTCAGCATCCTCTCCGGCGCGGACACCCCGGACTCCGGGCGGGTGTCCCACAACAACGAGCTGCGCATGGCGACCGTCGCCCAGGACAGCGAGATGACCGGGTCGACCGTCGGCGGGGTCATCCTCACCCCGCTCGGGCTGGAGACGTACGAGTGGGCGTCGAACCCCCGCACCCGCAGCGTCCTCCACGGCCTCGGGATCGACGACCTCGGCCTGGAGACCCCCGTCACCGACCTGTCCGGCGGGGAACGACGCCGCGTGGGCCTCGCCACCGCCCTCGTCCGCGACGTCGACCTGCTCATCCTCGACGAGCCGACGAACCACCTCGACGTCGAGGGCGTGCAGTGGCTCGCCGACCACCTCCTCGCCCGGCGCTGCGCCCTCGTCGTCGTCACCCACGACCGGTGGTTCCTCGACACCGTCGCGACGACGACGTGGGAGGTCCACGACGGCGCCGTCGACGTCTACGACGGCGGCTACAACGACTGGACCTTCGCCCGGGCCGAACGCTCCCGCCAGGCCGACGCGGTCGAACAGCGCCGCCGCAACCTCGCCCGGAAGGAACTGGCCTGGCTGCGCCGCGGCGCCCCGGCGCGCACCTCCAAGCCCCGGTACCGCATCGAGGCCGCCGAGGCGGTCATCTCCGACGTCCCGCCCGTGCGCGACAGCGTGGAGCTCATGCGGTTCTCCGCCCGCCGCCAGGGCAAGAAGGTCGTCGACCTCGAGGACGCGACGATCTCCGCCCCGGACGGGCGCGAACTCGTCCACGACCTCACGTGGCGGCTCGGCCCCGGGGAGCGCATCGGCCTCGTCGGCGTCAACGGGTCCGGCAAGACCACCCTGCTGCGCACCCTCGCCGGGGAGCACCCGCTCGACGCCGGCCGGCGGATCGAGGGCCGGACCGTGCGGCTCGGCTGGTTGCGCCAGGAGCTCGACGACCTCGACCCGGAACGGCGGCTCATCGACGCCGTCGAGGACGTCGCCGGCCGGGTGACCCTCGGCGACCGGGACCTCACCGCCTCCCAGCTCGCCGAACGCCTCGGGTTCTCCCCGAAGCGCCAGCGCACCCGCGTCGGCGACCTCTCCGGCGGGGAACGCCGGCGCCTCCAGCTCACGCGCGTGCTCATGGCCGAGCCGAACCTGCTGCTCCTCGACGAGCCGACGAACGACCTCGACATCGACACCCTCCAGGAGCTCGAGGACCTCCTCGACGGCTGGCCGGGCACGCTCGTCGTCATCTCCCACGACCGCTACCTCATCGAACGGGTCTGCGACTCCACGTGGGCGCTGTTCGGCGACGGCCGCGTGACGAACCTGCCCGGCGGCATCACCCAGTACCTCGACCGGCGGCGCGCCGTCGCCGAGGCGGAGGGCCGGGGCGGCACCGGGGGCGGCAACACGATGGCCATCGGGAACGACGACCCCACCGGGGCGGAACGCCCGGCCGCCGGTGGTGCGGGGGCCGGGTCGGGTGCCGGGGCCGCCGGCGACGGTGGCGGTGCCGGCTCCGGGTCGGGGTCCGGGTCCGGGGGCCTGAGCGCCCGGGAGGACCGGGAGCTGCAGAAGGAGCTCAACGCCGTCGAACGGCGCATGACGAAGACCGCGGCGGCCGTCGACACCGTCACCGCGGAGATGGCCGAGGTCGCCCAGGCGGCGGAGGGCGTGGACACCGCGCGCCTCGCTGAGCTCGACGCCCGGCTGAAGGACCTCCGCTCCGAACACGACGAGCTGGAGACCCGCTGGCTGGAGATCGCGGAGCGGAAGGAGAGCGCCCGTGGATGACAGGACGCCCGTCGGGGCCGGCCGGGGTGCCGGGGCCGCCGGGACCGCAGGGGCCGCCGCGCCGGCGGCCGGGCGGGGGGCGGCCCGGGGCACGACCCGTGGGTCCGCCCGGGGCACCGCCCGCCCCGTCCGTGGCCGGCGCGGCGTCGTCGACCGGCTGGAGTCCACGTGGGAGCGGTTCCGCCTCGACCCGTGGGGCCTCATCCTCGGCGGCCTCGGGTTCGCCCTGGCCCTCACGCCGTCGCTGCTGCCCCGCGACTGGCTGTTCCAGGGCGTGGCCTGCGGTCTCACCGCGGCGACGTGGTACGGCGTCGGCGTGCTCGTGCACGTGCAGTGGGACCTGTGGCTCGGCCGGATCGTCCTCGGGGCGGTGAGCCCGTGGCTGGCCGACACCCGCGGGGCGGCGGACCGGTGGATCGGCTCGTTCCTCACGACCCCGGTGTCCGGCAGCGGCCGCGTCGGCGCCGCCGCGGCGACGGGTGGCTCCGGGGGGAGCGCCGGTGAGCGTGCCGGTGGGAGCCCCGGTGACGCCGCCGGTGGACGCTCCGGCCGGCGCCGACCGGGCCTGCCGCGTCGACCGCACCTGTCCCGCCGCTGGCGGATGTGGGCGGAGGGCGCGCTCGGCGGGGTCATCGTCGTCGCGCTGCTCGTGTGGGTGCTCTACGCGGTGCGTTGGCAGCGGGAGCTCGCCGGGATCATGGGCGCGCGGGCGTACACCCCGGCGCAGTTCCTCCTCGTGCTGCCCGTCGGGCTCGTCATCTGGGCGGTGCTCGTCGTCGTCGGCCGGCTGTTCATCTGGCTCGGGTCGAAGGCGGCCGACGCTGTCCCCGGCACGGCGAAGCACACGTCGACGCGCCTCCTCGTGTCGTGGGGCACGGCGGCCGTCCTCGCGGTGCTCGTCGTGGACCAGGTCATCCCCGGCACGGTGGTGCGGGTCTCGGAGCGGGTGTTCTCGGTGAGGAACGACGAGGTCCGCCCCGATCTCGTCCGCCCCCACGTCACGGAACGCTCCGGCGGCCCGGGCTCCCCGAACGAGTGGACGGGGCTCGGCGCGTACGGCACCCGGTTCACGGCCCTCGGGTTGTACCGGGACGAGCTCGAGGAGCTCACGGGCCGGCCCGCGAAGGAGCCGATCCGGGTCTACGCGGGGCTCGACGACGGGGACGACGACACCGAACGGGCGGACTCCGTCGTCCGTGAACTCGTGCGGACCCACGCGGCCGACCGGAAGGCCCTCATGGTCGTGCCGACGACCGGCACCGGCTGGGTCAACCCGACCGCCGCGCAGGCCTTCGAGCTCATGCACGACGGCGACACGGCCATCGCCGCGGCCCAGTACTCGTACCTGCCGTCGGCGGTGCAGTTCCTCTCCGACAAGGAGGAGATCCGCGAGGCCGGCCGCGCGCTCGTCACCGCCGTCGTCGACTGGTGGCACACCCTCCCCGCCGACCACCGGCCCCGGATCTACGTCTACGGCGAGTCACTGGGGACCACGGCCGGGGAGGGGGCGTTCTCCGGGCTGCGGGACATCGCCTCCTCGGTCGACGGGGTGCTGTGGATGGGCCCGCCGAACTTCAACCAGCTGCACAGCGAGCTCGTCGAACGCCGCGACCCCGGGTCGCCGGAGGTGCAGCCGGAGTACTCCGGCGGGCTGACCGTGCGGTTCGCCCAGAACCGGGACGTCATCGACCGGTGGTTGCGGCGCCGGAGCGACCCGTCGATCCTGCCGTGGAGCGGGGCGCGGGTGCTGTACGTCCAGCACCCGTCCGACCCCGTGGTGTGGTGGTCGCCGTCGCTGCTCGTCGAACGGCCGGACTGGCTGCGCGAACCGGCGGGCTTCGACCGCTCCCCGTCGATGCGGTGGATGCCCTTCGTCACGTTCTGGCAGGTCAGCCTCGACCTGCCGATGGCGGCGAACGTGCCGAACGGCCACGGCCACAACTACGGGTCGACGGTCATCGACGGCCTGGCGGCGATCGACCGGGACGACGCCGTGTCCGTCGACGACCTCGACCGGCTGCGCGACGAACTGGACCGGGCGATGGCGACGCAGGGCCCGGAGAAGGAGCTCGGCGTCGACAACGGGTGACCCGCCCGGCCCGTTCGGCGTCCCCGGGCCCGGCGGCCTGTCCGCCCGGCCCGCCCGCCCCGGCTTGCCCCGGCCCTGAAGGTGCCCGTGAGCTGCGCTGATCGAGCAGCGGGTCCGCGAGTACACTGGCCCCCATGATTCTCATCAACGTGAAGTTCAAGCCGCTGCCGGAGTACGTCGAGACCTTCCGTGAGAAGGTCGCGGAGTTCACCGACGCCACGCGCTCCGAGCCCGGCTGCCTCTGGTTCGAGTGGTTCCGCAACACCGACAACCCCGCGGAGTACTTCCTCGTCGAGGCCTTCGAGGAGGACGCCGCCGAGGCGCACGTCAACGGCGAGCACTTCAAGAAGGCCTGCGAGATGTTCCCCACGCTCCTCACGGAGACCCCGGAGATCATCAACACCACCATCGAGGGCAAGACCGGCTGGGACCGCATGTCGGAGTTCTCCGTCGAGTGACCTGCCCGGCCGGCACCGCCGGCACCACCGGGTGACCGGTGGAGGGGGGCTGTCCCGGCCACGTCGCCCGACCAGGGCACCGGGTGGCCGGCAGGGGGGACCTGTCCCGGCCGCGTCGCCCGACCCGGGCGGCGGGGGCCGCATCCAGTCGTGAAACCGTACCGACGTCCGTCACAGGGAGTTCAGCATGACCGTCAGTGTCTTCGACATGTTCAAGATCGGGGTGGGGCCGTCGAGCTCGCACACCGTCGGTCCGATGCTCGCGGGCCTCACCTTCGCCCGTGAGTACCGGGAGGTCCTGCGGTCGGGTGCGACGCCGAACCGCGGGGACGGCGCGGACGGCACGGACGGCATGGAAGGCACGGACGGCACGGCCGGTGACACCTCCGGTGGCGGCGACGGCACCGGCACCGGCGGGAACGGCGACAGCACCAGCACGCCCACCGGCACCGGCGAGGGGGAGGTGACGCCGGGGACGGGCCGCGTCGCCGGCGTCGTCACCCGCGGCCCCGGGGTGAGCGTCATCCTGTACGGTTCGCTCGCCGCGACGGGCGCCGGTCACGGCACCCTCGGGGCGTGCCTGCTGGGGCTCGACGGGGCCGATCCGCAGACCGTCGACCCCGACATCATGGACGACCGCCTCCGGGAGATCCGCTCCAGCCGCGAGATCCGCCTCGCCGGCGACGCGGACACGCCCGTGACCTGCGGTTTCGAGGACATCATCCTGCGTCCGGCCGTCGTGCGGACCATTCACACCAACGCGGTGACGTTCGTCGGCGCCACCCGCGACGGCGGCGAGTTCAAGCGGACCTACTACTCCATCGGCGGCGGGTTCATCCGCACCGAGGACGAGGTGCCCGCGCTCGACGAGCTCCACGGGGAGTGGCTGTTCTCCTCCGGGGAGGAGCTCATCACCCGTGCCGAGGAGAACGACGCCGCGATCTCCGCGGTGCAGCGCGCCTGCGAACGGTCCGTCCGGGACGACGCGGCGATCGACCACGCGCTCGACGAGATCGCCCAGGCGATGGACGACTGCACGAAGCGCGGGGTGAGCAGCGACGGCGTCCTCCCCGGCGGCCTGCTCGTCCGGCGCCGGGCGAAGCGCTGGTACGACCAGCTCATGGAGGAGGACCCGCACCGCACCGCGGAGTTCTCGGAGGACTGGGTGAACCTCGTCGCCCTCGCCGTGAACGAGGAGAACGCCGCCGGCGGGCGCGTGGTCACCGCGCCGACGAACGGGGCGGCCGGGATCATCCCCGCCGTGATGTTCTACGCCCGGGAGTTCACCCCCGCCGGCCGCGCCGACCCCCGCGAGGTGACCCGCCGGTTCCTCCTCGCCGCGGGCGCGGTGGGCTCGCTGTACAAGGAGCGGGCGAGCATCTCCGGCGCGGAGGTCGGCTGCCAGGGGGAGGTCGGGTCGGCGGCGTCGATGGCGGCCGCCGGGCTCGCCGAGGTGCTCGGCGGGACGCCCCGGCAGGTGTGCAACGCCGCGGAGATCGCGATGGAGCACTCGCTCGGCCTGACGTGCGATCCGATCAGCGGCCTGGTCCAGGTGCCGTGCATCGAGCGCAACGCGATCTCCGCCGGGAAGGCGATCAACGCCGCGAAGATGGCGTTGCGGGGTGACGGCACGCACCGGGTGTCCCTCGACGAGGTCATCGAGACGATGCGGCAGACCGGGGCGGACATGTCCGACCGGTACAAGGAGACCGCGGGCGGCGGCCTGGCGAAGAACGTCGCCGTCAACGTCCCGGAGTGCTGACCCGCCCCGACCGGGCGTGACGCCGCCGGTCCCACCGGCCCCCGACCGGGCGTGACGTGCAGCACAGCTGCGTGTCCGGGTGCCGGCCCGCGGCGGGCCGCCGCCTACGATGAGGGGATGTCCCCACAGCACACGTCGCCCACGCCCCCCGCCCCGGACGCGGACGGGGCCTCCACGCCGGACAAGCGCACCGCCGCAGGTCCGGGCCCGTCGACCGCCCCGTCGCCCACGGCGGGGACCCGCCCGCCGAAGCTGCGGAAGGCCGCCTACGAGAAGGAGCTCCGCCGCCTCCAGGCGGAGCTCGTCGAGATGCAGCAGTGGGTCCGGGAGACCGGCGCGCGGGTCGTCGTCATCATGGAGGGCCGTGACGCCGCCGGCAAGGGCTCGGCGATCAAGCGGATCACCCAGTACCTCAACCCCCGGTACTGCCGGGTCGAGGCGCTGCCGGCACCGAACTCGCGGGAGCAGGGGCAGTGGTACTTCCAGCGGTACATCGAGAAGCTGCCGACCGCCGGCGAGATCGTCATCTTCGACCGCTCCTGGTACAACCGCGCGGGTGTCGAACGGGTGATGGGGTTCTGCACGTCCCAGGAGTACCGCCGTTTCCTCCACCAGGCGCCGATCGTGGAGCGGCTGCTCGTCGAGGACGGCATCCTCCTGCGCAAGTACTGGTTCTCCGTGTCCGACGAGGAGCAGATCCGCCGGTTCACCTCGCGCCGGGACGACCCGCTGCGGCAGTGGAAGCTCTCGCCGATGGACCTCCAGTCGATCACCCGGTGGGAGGACTACTCCCGGGCGAAGGACGAGATGTTCGTCCACACCGACACCCCGTCCGCGCCGTGGTTCACGGTGGAGAGCGAGGACAAGAAGCGCTCCCGGATCAACGTCATCACGCACCTGCTCGCGTCGATCCCGTGGGAACGGGTGGAGCACACCCCGCCGGAGATCCCCGAGCGGCCGGAGGAGACGTCCACGTACCAGCGCCCGCCGCGGACGGATTTCAGGTACGTGCCGGACGTCGCCGCCGCGCTGGAGAAGCACCCGTCCGGCGGCGGCAGGGCCGGGAAGACGAGCGCCGAGGCCGGGAAGAGTGCCAAGGCGGGCGGGAACGGCAAGAACGCCAAGGCCGGCAAGAACGGCAAGAACGGCAAGGCCGGGAAGAACGGCAAGAGCGGGAAGAACGGGAAGAACGGGAAGTAGGCCCCGCCCGCCCGCGCCACCCCGCCCGCCCGCGCCACCCCGCCCGCCCGCGCCACCCCGTCCGCCCGCGCCACCCCGCCCGCCCGCCGACCGTGCCCCCACACCCGCCCCCCGGCGCCCGGCCCGGTTCCGTGGCGGGCGGCGTCGTTCCGGTGACAGACTGGACGGCATGACCCACCGCACCGACATCACCACACCGACCGACGACCTCACCGTGTACACCGAGGGGGTCGCCGGCGTCATCGACCTCGACCGGCCCCGGGCCCTCAACTCCCTGACGCACCCGATGGTCACCGGCATCGCCGACGCGCTCGCCGCGTGGCGGGACGACCCGGCCGTGACGACGGTCCTCATCCGGTCGACGTCCCCGAAGGCCTTCTGCGCCGGGGGCGACGTCCGCTGGGCCGCCGGCCGCGACGCCGACGACGACCACGCCACCCCGGACTCCTTCTTCCGCGAGGAGTACGACCTCAACGCCACCCTCGCGGAGTACCCGAAGCCGGTCGTCGCCCTCATCGACGGCCTCGTCATGGGCGGTGGCCTGGGCATCGCCGCCCACGGCTCGCACCGCGTCGTCACCCCGTCGGCGTGGGCGTCCATGCCGGAGATGGCCATCGGCTTCGTCACCGACGTCGGCATGACCCACGTCCTGTCCCACCTGCGGCACGCGGGCGGGGACGGCGTCGCGCCGGGGCCGTCGCCGGCGCTGGCGCTGTTCCTGGCGGTCACGGGGTACCGGCAGTCGGCGGAGGAGATGCTGTGGTCCGGCCTGGCGACGCACCTCGTCCCCGAGGGCACGGCGGAGCAGGTCGCCGACCGGGTCATCGCCGAGGGGGTCGACGCCGCCCTCGCCGACGCGCGCACGGTCGCCGGTGCCGGGGCGGGGTCCGGGAGCGGGTCCGGGTCGGGGTCCGGACCGGGTGTCGGTACAGGGGACGTTCCGCTCGCCGCGCACCTGGGGTGGATCGGGGAGACCTTCGGGTCCGGGGAGTGGGCCGAGGTCGCCGCGCGGATCGACGCCGCCACCGGGCCGTTCGCCGACGAGGTCCGGTCGCTCCTCGCCCCGGCGAACCCGACGTCCCTCGTCGCGACGACCGAGCTCGTCCGCCGGTCCGCCCGGTCGACGCTGCGCGGGGCGCTCGACGCCGAGTACGCGGTGGGCTGCGCGCTGCGCCGGCAGCCGAACTTCGTCGAGGGGGTGCGGGCGGTGCTCGTGGACAAGGACCACGAGCCGTCGTTCCGGCCGGCGGACGTCGCGGACGTTGACCCGGCCGTGTGGCGGGACCTCCTCGCCTGACCGGGGGACGGGGGACAGCGGGCGCGGGCGCGGGGCGGCGTCGACCTCCCCCGACCCCGACGGGGGACCGGGCGGGACCTCCTCGCCTGAGCGGGGGACGGGCGCGGGGACGGGGGGCCGGGGGTGCCCGGCCGGGAGTGGCGCGCATGAGTCACGCGGCTGACATGGGGTGACAGCCGCCACATGTCGTCGCGGGACGAGGGATGAGGCACACCCGTATCAAAACGGTTACCATCATCCGGTCGAGTTCCCGGACCCGGGAACGGAGAAGAAAAGAGGTTGTGGTCAGGTGGGAGACACATTCACCCCGTACAGCATTCTCGTCGACGTCGGCTGGATCTCCGCGTTGCTCGTCGTCGGGAACCTCCTGCGCCGGTTCATTCCGCTGTTCCAGACGCTCATGATCCCGGCCCCGATCACCGCCGGGCTCCTCGGCCTGGCCCTCGGCCCCGAGGGGCTCGGACTGATCCACTTCAGTGACCAGCTGGGGACCTACTCGTCGATCCTCATCGCCGTCGTCTTCGGGGCCATGCCCTACTCCATGGAGTTCAACCCCCGCGTCCGGCGGGGCGCGCGGACGATGTGGTCGTACTCGGTCGGCATGTACGTCGGCCAGTGGGGCATCTTCACGCTCTTCGGCATCATCGTCCTCGGGTCGGTGTGGGGCACGCCCGACTGGTTCGGCATGATGCTGCCCGTCGGCTTCGTCGGCGGGTTCGGCACGGCCGCCGCGGTCGGCGGCTCCCTCCAGCAGGCCGGCGGCGACGCCGCGATGACCCTCGGCTTCACCTCCGCGACGGTGGGCACGCTCGCCGCGATCGTCGGCGGGATCATCTTCGCGAAGTGGGGGTCGGCGACGGGGCGCACGGCCCAGCTGCCGGAGTTCTCCCGGCTGCCCCGGGACCTGCGCACCGGCCTGATCTCCCTGCCGGGGCAGCGGCCGAGCGTCGGGAAGGCGACGACGAACCCGTCGTCGATCGAACCGGTCGCCCTCCACGTCTCGGTCATCGCGGTGACCGTCTTCGTGGCCTACCTCGTGTGCCAGGGGATCAACTCCCTGTTCCCGTCGGTCTCGATCCCGCTGTTCGCGATGGCCTTCGTCATCGGGCTCATCGGCCTCGGTGTCCTCCACCTCGTGAAGAACCCCGGCTACATCGACCGGGACCTCATGGGGTCGCTGTCGGGCGGGTCGACGGACTACCTCGTCGCGTTCGGCGTGGCCTCGATCGTCCCGACGGTCGTCGCCGCCTACGCGGTGCCGCTGCTCATCCTCTTCATCGTCGGCGTCGTCTACTGCCTGCTGCTGTTCTTCCTCGTCGCCCCGAAGATGTTCGGGCACCAGTGGATCGAGCGGGCGATCTTCGGCTGGGGCTGGGCGACCGCGTCGGTCGCGACGGCCATCGCGATCCTCAAGATCGTCGACCCGCGCATGAAGTCCGGCACCCTCGAGGAGTTCGGCGTGGCCTACGTCGGCTACGCCCCCTTCGAGATCGGGCTGACGATCCTCGCCCCGATCGCCGTCATCGCCGGGGTGACGACGGGCTTCGGCATCGCCGCGACCATCGTCGCGGTCGTCGTCCTCGCGCTGGCCTTCGTGCTGAAGTGGCCGCAGCTCGCCGAGGTGGACGCGGTCGGGGAGCCCGCCGCGGGGGACGCGGCGTCCGGCGGGAGCTGAGCCGGCCGGCCCGGGGGAGCAGGGGGAGCGGCGCCGGCCGCGGGGACGGGGACCGGTGCCACCGGGGGAGGCCGACCGGCGGGGGAGCGGCGCCGGCCCGGGGGTGCGGCGCCGGCCGCGGGGACGGGGGCCGCTCAGGCGGGCGTCGTCGTCCCCTCCCCGGCACCCTCCCCGGCCCTGGCCCCGGCGGACCGCTGGATCCGCAGCCACGTCGCGAACCCCCAGAGCACGAACGCCGCGTAGACGACGTACAGCACCGCACTCGGGTAGTACCCCGCGCGGAGCAGCAGCG
The sequence above is drawn from the Corynebacterium bovis DSM 20582 = CIP 54.80 genome and encodes:
- the rsmA gene encoding 16S rRNA (adenine(1518)-N(6)/adenine(1519)-N(6))-dimethyltransferase RsmA, yielding MRALATELDVTPTKKLGQNFVVDPNTVRRIVAAAGVGPDDHVMEVGPGLGSLTLAVLDVGADVTAVEIDERLAGRLPATVADRAPDHVGNLRTVVADALRVTRADLAAAGAPAPTALVANLPYNVSVPVLLHILEEFPTVTRVLVMVQLEVADRLAAAPGSKIYGVPSVKAGFHGAVSKAGTVGTNVFWPAPKVDSGLVRIDRYTDDDRPWPDDARLRRTVFDLTDAAFLQRRKTLRAALSRYFGSGPAAEAALTAAGIAPGERGERLSTRDFVRLATAVNDTVAAGGTLPPGSEGTR
- a CDS encoding 4-(cytidine 5'-diphospho)-2-C-methyl-D-erythritol kinase codes for the protein MSGGGSGHAARGTGATGGPASGVSALAQGKVNLHLGVGDVRPDGYHDLVTVFQAVDLTERVTVTPVAPAPAGGASAAPDASVVEEVTVSGPDAHLVPRDASNLAVRAVDLLVRHWLTHGGVADVPRVAVHIDKGVPVAGGMAGGSADAAAALVATRELLRLVTPPADRDRAPDLDGEMLRTLGAELGADVPFCLLGGTALGTGRGEQLIPLMSRGTAHWALAFDSTGLSTAEVFARLDRLRADAATGVRPDVRAGDPHDLERALLTGDPAALAPTLVNDLQPAAVSMMPGLRRTLLAADEAGALAALVSGSGPTVAMLCRDHAHAVEVATATAAAGHVGSTTVTASSPHGARLDRGGGWTAPGRVVPPQP
- a CDS encoding anti-sigma factor, with protein sequence MARSDSTRPDEGAYDAAVDADPALADVEIPLLTTVTPVPVRPGAREELLAAVADVDRDAPVAGSGEGDDGTLPPAVTPGETTAGDPVARPGEATVHPLVRPRRGSGRAGRPRWGALAAAVVLLAAVGGAGALVVGGGDRAPGEGDVVARPSGTPSPATAVDAAPGAGEHAGHPAGGQGPEEMHAIMGATDARSAELDASGAELDVVVSGAMGKGGAMVDGRPALDDGMGAQVWSVGSDGRARSAGVIDQAPHDGVWMPLPGDTVQVVLTVEPAAGSPAPTGPVLARATL
- a CDS encoding ABC-F family ATP-binding cassette domain-containing protein, encoding MVNLLNLENVSKSHGLKTLLDGVSLGVGSGDRIGVVGLNGGGKSTLLSILSGADTPDSGRVSHNNELRMATVAQDSEMTGSTVGGVILTPLGLETYEWASNPRTRSVLHGLGIDDLGLETPVTDLSGGERRRVGLATALVRDVDLLILDEPTNHLDVEGVQWLADHLLARRCALVVVTHDRWFLDTVATTTWEVHDGAVDVYDGGYNDWTFARAERSRQADAVEQRRRNLARKELAWLRRGAPARTSKPRYRIEAAEAVISDVPPVRDSVELMRFSARRQGKKVVDLEDATISAPDGRELVHDLTWRLGPGERIGLVGVNGSGKTTLLRTLAGEHPLDAGRRIEGRTVRLGWLRQELDDLDPERRLIDAVEDVAGRVTLGDRDLTASQLAERLGFSPKRQRTRVGDLSGGERRRLQLTRVLMAEPNLLLLDEPTNDLDIDTLQELEDLLDGWPGTLVVISHDRYLIERVCDSTWALFGDGRVTNLPGGITQYLDRRRAVAEAEGRGGTGGGNTMAIGNDDPTGAERPAAGGAGAGSGAGAAGDGGGAGSGSGSGSGGLSAREDRELQKELNAVERRMTKTAAAVDTVTAEMAEVAQAAEGVDTARLAELDARLKDLRSEHDELETRWLEIAERKESARG